One genomic window of Parasteatoda tepidariorum isolate YZ-2023 chromosome 9, CAS_Ptep_4.0, whole genome shotgun sequence includes the following:
- the LOC107443320 gene encoding serine hydroxymethyltransferase encodes MDPILNQTLDESDPDLLKLLKKEKERQSRGLEMIASENFTSRSVLQCLSSCLHNKYSEGYPGQRYYGGNEFIDEVERLCQQRALQTYGLNPEEWGVNVQPYSGSPANFAVYTAVVEPHGRIMGLDLPDGGHLTHGYFTEKKKISATSMFFESMPYKLDPSTGLINYDQLEELVKLFKPKLIIAGISCYPRDLNYKRFREIADINNAYLMGDMAHVSGLVAAKLAPSPFEYCDIVTSTTHKTLRGPRAGLIFYRKGVRKVTKAGEEKYDLEDKINQAVFPGLQGGPHNNSISGIATALKQAQTKAFYEYQSQVLANSKCLAKGLQSRGYTVVTGGTDNHIVWVDLRPIGLNGSRAEKVLEDISIACNKNTVPGDKSALNPGGIRLGTPALSTRGLKESDMDKVAEFLHKGFQLALEVKSKSGPLLKDFKSTLENSEFQEKVKNLKDAVEGFASRFPLPGYEGY; translated from the exons ATGGATCCAATTTTGAATCAAACTCTGGATGAAAGTGATCCAGATTTATTAAAGTTgttgaaaaaagagaaagaacgTCAATCTAGAGGTCTTGAAATGATTGCTTCTGAAAATTTCACTAGTCGAAGTGTTCTTCAATGTTTGAGTAGCTGTTTACACAATAAATACTCAGAAGGTTATCCAGGACAgag GTATTATGGAGGCAATGAATTCATTGATGAAGTTGAGAGACTATGCCAACAAAGAGCTTTGCAGACATATGGCCTTAATCCAGAAGAATGGGGTGTCAATGTTCAACCTTATTCTGGATCTCCAGCTAATTTTGCTGTTTATACTGCAGTTGTTGAACCACATGGTCGAATCATGGGGTTAGACCTACCTGATGGTGGTCACTTAACTCATGGATATTTTActgagaagaaaaagatttctgCTACTTCTATGTTTTTTGAATCTATGCCTTATAAACTGGATCCATCAACTGGTCTTATTAATTATGATCAATTAGAAGAATTAGTTAAGCTGTTCAAGCCGAAGTTGATAATTGCTG gTATTAGTTGCTATCCAAGAGATTTGAATTACAAACGCTTCAGAGAAATAGCAGATATTAATAATGCTTATCTTATGGGAGATATGGCTCATGTTAGTGGTTTAGTTGCTGCAAAATTAGCACCTAGTCCTTTTGAATACTGTGATATTGTTACATCAACTACTCACAAAACTCTTCGAGGACCTAGAGCCGGTTTAATATTCTATagaaaag GAGTTCGTAAAGTTACTAAGGCCggtgaagaaaaatatgatcttgaagataaaattaatcaagcaGTGTTTCCGGGTCTTCAAGGAGGTCCACACAACAATTCTATTTCAG GCATTGCTACTGCTTTAAAACAAGCACAAACTAAAGCCTTCTACGAGTATCAAAGTCAGGTATTGGCTAATTCTAAATGCCTTGCAAAAGGCTTGCAATCCAGAGGTTACACTGTTGTAACTG gtGGAACTGATAATCACATTGTGTGGGTCGATTTGAGGCCTATTGGATTAAATGGATCTAGAGCGGAAAAAGTACTCGAGGATATATCTATTGCATGCAATAAGAATACTGTGCCTGGTGATAAAAGTGCACTCAACCCTGGTGGAATTCGTCTTGGTACTCCAGCTCTTTCAACTAGAGGTCTAAAAGAAAGCGACATGGACAAAGTGGCTGAATTTTTGcataaag gtttTCAATTAGCTCTCGAAGTCAAATCTAAAAGTGGACCTTTGCTGAAAGATTTCAAGAGTACACTTGAAAATTCTGAATtccaagaaaaagtaaaaaacttgaAAGATGCAGTAGAAGGTTTTGCCTCCCGATTTCCACTACCTGGATATGAAGGATATTAA